The Stieleria sp. JC731 genome has a segment encoding these proteins:
- the rsmG gene encoding 16S rRNA (guanine(527)-N(7))-methyltransferase RsmG: MSIVPEFAAALANHNIELEEELVLRLQAYATEMWEWNEQLNLTRHTTWDLFVGRDLRDCIQVSKVIMPGEEVLDLGSGNGVPGIPLAILRPDIEVSLAESVAKRANVLGEMVAELELPVPVYASRGEELLDDFRFSTLMCRAVGSIAKLCRWVEPYWTNIDRMLLIKGPKWIEERKEARHLGLMNELELRRIVAYPLGDDAEQSEGAILQIWPRNRKLQHSFPEQ, encoded by the coding sequence ATGTCTATCGTTCCTGAATTCGCCGCCGCTCTCGCCAATCACAACATCGAGCTCGAAGAAGAGTTGGTGTTGCGATTGCAGGCCTATGCTACGGAGATGTGGGAATGGAACGAACAGCTGAACCTGACTCGCCATACGACCTGGGATCTATTTGTCGGGCGTGACCTTCGTGACTGCATCCAAGTCTCCAAGGTGATCATGCCTGGAGAAGAGGTTCTGGACCTGGGCAGCGGGAACGGGGTTCCGGGGATTCCCCTGGCAATCCTGCGACCGGACATCGAAGTTTCGCTAGCCGAATCGGTTGCCAAGCGAGCCAACGTGCTGGGCGAAATGGTTGCGGAGTTGGAGTTGCCAGTCCCAGTCTACGCCTCGCGTGGCGAAGAGTTGCTGGACGATTTTCGTTTCAGCACGCTGATGTGCCGAGCCGTCGGGAGTATTGCCAAGCTATGTCGTTGGGTGGAGCCCTATTGGACCAACATCGATCGGATGCTTTTGATCAAAGGCCCAAAGTGGATCGAAGAACGCAAAGAGGCTCGTCACCTAGGGTTGATGAACGAGTTGGAGTTGCGTCGAATCGTGGCTTACCCACTTGGCGATGACGCGGAGCAAAGTGAAGGAGCGATTTTGCAGATCTGGCCTCGTAACCGCAAGTTGCAGCACAGCTTTCCAGAGCAGTGA
- a CDS encoding UDP-glucuronic acid decarboxylase family protein, with the protein MIERILVTGGAGFLGSYICERLVNEGHDVICLDNFFTSQKSNVAHLLDRPNFELVRHDITLPIFLEVDRIYNMACPAAPGHYQFNPIKTMKTSVMGSINMLGVAKRCGARILQASTSEVYGDPEIHPQTESYRGSVNPIGIRACYDEGKRAAETLFMDYNRSNNVDVRIVRIFNTYGPRMHPFDGRVVSNFIRQALAGEDITIFGDGSQTRSFCFRDDLVDAIIGMMNTPDFIGPVNIGNPDEFTIKELAELVIEISGSSSKLVQRPLPSDDPTRRRPDISLAKEKLGWEPKIKLAEGLQRTIEWFKSIDLGDYRPPTPNYS; encoded by the coding sequence ATGATCGAACGAATTTTAGTCACCGGCGGCGCGGGCTTTCTCGGATCGTATATCTGCGAACGTCTCGTAAACGAAGGTCACGACGTTATTTGCTTGGATAACTTTTTCACAAGCCAAAAATCCAACGTCGCACACCTCCTCGATCGGCCCAACTTCGAACTCGTTCGGCACGACATCACACTTCCAATTTTTTTGGAAGTTGACCGCATCTACAACATGGCCTGCCCCGCAGCCCCCGGCCATTATCAGTTCAACCCGATCAAGACCATGAAGACGAGCGTCATGGGATCGATCAACATGCTTGGTGTAGCAAAGCGATGCGGAGCTCGAATTCTGCAAGCCAGCACCAGCGAAGTTTACGGCGACCCGGAAATTCACCCGCAGACCGAAAGTTATCGAGGCAGCGTCAACCCCATCGGTATCCGCGCGTGCTACGACGAAGGCAAACGGGCCGCCGAAACCTTGTTCATGGATTACAACCGCAGCAATAATGTTGACGTTCGCATCGTACGGATCTTCAACACCTACGGTCCTCGAATGCACCCATTTGACGGACGAGTTGTTTCGAACTTTATCCGTCAAGCACTTGCCGGCGAAGACATCACGATCTTCGGCGATGGCTCACAAACCCGTTCGTTCTGTTTCCGAGACGACTTGGTTGATGCGATCATCGGCATGATGAACACGCCTGATTTCATCGGCCCAGTCAACATTGGCAACCCCGATGAGTTCACCATCAAAGAATTGGCTGAACTGGTAATCGAGATCTCAGGCTCGTCAAGCAAACTGGTACAGCGTCCACTCCCATCGGACGACCCGACTCGTCGCCGCCCAGACATCTCGCTGGCGAAAGAGAAACTGGGTTGGGAACCCAAGATCAAACTTGCCGAAGGTTTGCAGCGCACGATTGAATGGTTCAAGTCGATCGACCTTGGTGACTATCGCCCGCCAACGCCAAACTACAGTTAG
- the panC gene encoding pantoate--beta-alanine ligase has product MQSHTVGLVPTMGALHDGHLSLVAMSRSRCDDSIATIFVNPTQFAPGEDLDKYPRTLERDLEKLTNAGCDAVFIPSTDEMYPPGSSTMVVPPKVALPLEGKFRPEHFRGVATVVLKLFQILPASHAFFGQKDFQQLRVIETMVDDLNVPIEIVSCPIVREADGLAMSSRNRYLNVDERQRSLCLSQALAEVEAAFKGGQREVKTLTEILHRHLPPAANTNTVDRVDYAVIVDSQSLKPIERIESSAVTLLAAHVGTTRLIDNCILRFE; this is encoded by the coding sequence ATGCAATCCCATACCGTTGGCTTGGTTCCCACGATGGGGGCGCTTCATGATGGCCACCTATCGTTGGTCGCGATGAGCCGCTCACGCTGCGACGATTCGATCGCAACAATTTTCGTGAATCCAACACAGTTCGCTCCGGGAGAGGATCTCGACAAATACCCGCGAACACTCGAACGTGACCTCGAAAAATTGACCAATGCCGGTTGCGACGCGGTCTTCATTCCCAGCACCGACGAAATGTATCCCCCGGGATCGAGCACGATGGTGGTGCCGCCCAAAGTCGCATTGCCGCTGGAGGGAAAGTTCCGCCCAGAACATTTTCGCGGCGTCGCGACGGTCGTTTTAAAACTGTTTCAAATTTTGCCGGCAAGCCACGCCTTCTTCGGGCAAAAAGACTTTCAGCAGCTGCGTGTCATCGAAACGATGGTCGATGATCTGAACGTCCCGATTGAGATCGTTTCCTGTCCGATCGTCCGCGAAGCGGATGGGCTGGCGATGAGCAGTCGGAATCGGTATTTAAACGTCGACGAGCGTCAACGTTCGCTGTGCCTATCCCAAGCATTGGCGGAAGTTGAAGCGGCCTTTAAGGGCGGACAACGTGAGGTGAAAACCCTAACAGAGATTCTCCATCGTCACCTGCCGCCGGCAGCGAATACGAACACGGTCGATCGGGTAGACTATGCCGTGATCGTTGACAGCCAGAGCCTCAAACCGATCGAGCGAATTGAGTCGAGCGCTGTCACCCTCCTTGCCGCTCATGTCGGCACCACACGATTAATTGATAACTGCATTTTGCGGTTCGAATAA
- a CDS encoding bifunctional nuclease family protein produces the protein MSPIATMDLAASNHLDPPLAASPLFLVVTSLQARQTMPVEMQLARIIISELTESQVIYLREVDGEREFPILIGIFEATNIDRRVKEDGYTPPRPLTHDLVVQTAEALGAQIHSVVISDLSNQTYFAQLRLETEDGDIVEIDSRPSDAIAVAVTFSPPLPIYVAEHVLDEATSSLP, from the coding sequence ATGTCGCCGATCGCGACGATGGACCTTGCGGCATCCAATCATCTTGATCCCCCGCTTGCCGCGAGTCCCTTATTTTTGGTGGTGACCTCACTTCAGGCTCGTCAAACCATGCCCGTCGAAATGCAACTCGCTCGGATTATCATTTCCGAGCTTACCGAAAGCCAAGTCATCTATCTCCGCGAGGTCGATGGCGAACGTGAATTCCCAATCCTGATCGGCATTTTTGAAGCGACCAATATCGATCGTCGTGTCAAAGAGGACGGGTACACTCCGCCACGACCGTTGACGCATGACCTTGTCGTGCAAACTGCCGAGGCCTTGGGGGCACAAATCCATAGCGTTGTGATCAGTGACTTGAGCAACCAAACGTATTTCGCGCAATTGCGTTTGGAAACGGAGGATGGAGACATCGTCGAAATCGATTCCCGCCCCAGCGATGCGATCGCAGTCGCGGTGACGTTCTCACCTCCCTTGCCGATCTATGTCGCAGAACATGTTTTGGACGAAGCAACGTCGAGTCTGCCGTAG
- the glgB gene encoding 1,4-alpha-glucan branching protein GlgB — protein MQTQVNLSELGRLIDGHLENPSSILGPHPVDYRGGKAIAVRSFLPDAQAAWVIDRVSGVRRQMRKLHPAGFYEAICEGAVDVGRLSHNDAATSIDHATYRIQMADKNGKVIDIADPYAIPSIISDYDRYLLGEGKHYRLYDSLGAQLRTVGDDDGVNFAVWAPNARVVQIVGDFNGWDGRAHVAKLDQSVGIWELFVPGVTVGQKYKFRILDQHGQWVDKTDPVGFAAELPPLTASIVCDLNSYQWSDSEWMERRSGMDPMHVPMNVYECHLGSWQKGPGRTHGWLDYRDLAHRLADYCHRMNFTHVELLPITEHPFTGSWGYQTVGYFAPTSRHGSPDDFMYFVDYLHQHDIGIIVDWVPAHFPKDAHGLRRFDGSALYEHADPRQGEHPDWGTMIFNFGRNEVRNFLVANALFWLEKYHIDGLRVDAVASMLYLDYSREAGEWIPNQYGGRENLEAIEFLREFNVAVHEHHPGAVTIAEESTAWPGVSRPVFDGGLGFTYKWNMGWMNDTLTYMHREPVHRGHHQNDLTFSMIYAFTENFMLPLSHDEVVHGKGALLSQMTGDMWQKFANLRLLYSYMWTHPGKKLLFMGGELGQWNEWNHDDGPDWLLLDFESHRGIQELISDLNRVVLENPALHELDFSSEGFEWVDCMNWEESTLVYLRKGLEGTEPVLICCNFTPVVRHNYKVGVDKSGFWKEIFNSDSDRYGGSNVGNYPGSKTTGNGHHGRKDSIEVTLPPLGVTIFRREV, from the coding sequence ATGCAAACACAGGTCAACCTTTCAGAGTTAGGACGACTGATTGACGGTCACCTGGAAAATCCTTCTTCCATCCTGGGACCGCATCCGGTTGATTATCGTGGCGGCAAGGCTATCGCTGTTCGCAGCTTTTTGCCTGACGCGCAAGCGGCTTGGGTCATCGACCGCGTTAGCGGAGTGCGCCGACAGATGCGTAAACTGCACCCTGCGGGCTTTTATGAAGCCATTTGCGAGGGGGCGGTCGACGTCGGGCGACTAAGCCATAATGATGCAGCCACATCCATTGACCACGCAACCTATCGAATTCAAATGGCTGATAAGAACGGAAAAGTGATCGATATTGCCGATCCCTACGCGATCCCGTCGATCATTTCTGATTACGACAGATACCTCCTCGGCGAAGGCAAGCACTATCGTTTGTACGACTCCCTGGGAGCGCAACTACGTACCGTGGGAGATGACGACGGTGTCAATTTCGCCGTCTGGGCGCCAAACGCCCGCGTCGTGCAAATCGTCGGCGACTTCAACGGATGGGACGGTCGGGCTCACGTCGCCAAACTAGATCAATCGGTTGGTATCTGGGAACTGTTCGTCCCCGGTGTAACTGTCGGCCAGAAATACAAATTCCGCATCCTCGATCAGCACGGCCAGTGGGTCGACAAGACTGACCCTGTCGGTTTTGCAGCGGAACTGCCTCCGCTTACAGCTTCGATCGTATGCGATCTGAACAGTTATCAGTGGAGCGACAGCGAGTGGATGGAACGACGATCGGGTATGGACCCGATGCACGTCCCAATGAATGTCTACGAGTGCCACCTCGGTAGCTGGCAAAAAGGCCCGGGCCGAACCCACGGATGGCTCGACTATCGTGATCTTGCGCATCGCTTGGCAGATTACTGCCATCGCATGAATTTCACCCACGTGGAATTGTTGCCCATCACCGAGCACCCCTTCACAGGATCTTGGGGATATCAAACCGTCGGTTACTTCGCCCCGACTTCCCGTCACGGAAGCCCCGACGACTTCATGTACTTCGTCGATTACCTTCACCAGCACGACATCGGCATCATCGTGGATTGGGTCCCGGCCCACTTCCCTAAAGATGCTCATGGCTTGCGACGCTTTGACGGGTCCGCTCTGTACGAACACGCAGATCCACGTCAGGGCGAGCACCCTGACTGGGGAACGATGATCTTCAACTTCGGACGTAACGAAGTTCGCAACTTCTTGGTCGCCAACGCGCTGTTCTGGCTAGAGAAATACCACATCGATGGTTTGCGAGTCGATGCGGTCGCGTCAATGCTATACCTCGATTACAGCCGCGAAGCTGGCGAGTGGATCCCCAACCAATACGGCGGACGCGAAAACCTCGAAGCGATCGAGTTCTTGCGTGAGTTCAACGTTGCGGTCCACGAGCATCATCCTGGTGCGGTCACAATCGCCGAAGAATCAACCGCTTGGCCTGGTGTTTCGCGTCCGGTGTTCGATGGAGGTCTCGGTTTCACCTACAAGTGGAACATGGGCTGGATGAACGACACGCTGACCTACATGCATCGTGAACCGGTGCACCGTGGTCACCATCAAAACGATTTGACGTTCAGCATGATTTATGCGTTCACCGAGAACTTCATGCTTCCGCTTTCGCATGACGAAGTCGTTCACGGCAAAGGCGCATTGCTGAGCCAGATGACCGGCGACATGTGGCAAAAGTTTGCCAACCTGCGTTTGCTCTACAGCTACATGTGGACGCACCCTGGCAAGAAGCTGCTGTTCATGGGTGGCGAGCTTGGGCAGTGGAACGAGTGGAACCATGACGATGGCCCCGATTGGCTGCTGCTAGACTTCGAATCCCATCGCGGCATCCAGGAATTGATTTCCGACCTGAACCGCGTCGTCCTGGAAAACCCAGCGTTGCACGAACTGGACTTCAGCTCCGAAGGCTTCGAATGGGTCGACTGCATGAACTGGGAAGAAAGCACGTTGGTCTACCTACGCAAGGGACTCGAAGGCACCGAACCCGTTTTGATCTGCTGCAACTTCACTCCGGTAGTCCGCCACAACTATAAAGTCGGTGTGGACAAGAGTGGTTTCTGGAAAGAAATCTTCAACAGCGATAGTGATCGATACGGCGGATCGAACGTTGGCAACTATCCCGGTAGCAAAACAACAGGGAACGGTCACCACGGACGCAAAGACAGCATCGAAGTAACGCTACCACCATTGGGTGTAACCATCTTCCGTCGGGAAGTGTAG
- a CDS encoding ribonuclease HI encodes MKLSDPTEASDPSVIESNRALQNLPLAVPSFGMPSHCGQTIQTQFLLVCEARSTTLTDGHWRFALEDNSGQLILDADDNDFGDLNRLTLLAAVRGLEAIDGPSTVTLLSTNRYLIRSLSKSLPRWRQNNFVWDHFGRRVAVQHADLWRRIDRALDIHTVQACLVSSCLVGRGSNDAGTKDAAITNRPETRQAFNEPQLRIDSPPTPSHRPSIVPAPSSRLRRLLAQDAVQSDSGTLTFDGPTARRHVTAKRRGRFTAEDLNAE; translated from the coding sequence GTGAAGCTATCAGACCCGACTGAAGCATCCGATCCGTCAGTGATCGAGAGCAACCGAGCCTTACAAAACCTTCCCCTTGCCGTACCAAGTTTTGGAATGCCCTCTCATTGTGGACAAACAATTCAGACGCAGTTCTTGTTGGTCTGTGAAGCGAGATCGACCACATTGACCGACGGTCACTGGCGATTCGCACTCGAAGACAACAGCGGGCAGCTGATTCTTGATGCGGACGACAATGACTTTGGCGACCTCAATCGGTTGACATTGCTCGCCGCCGTACGCGGCCTTGAAGCGATCGATGGACCATCGACAGTCACACTATTGAGCACCAATCGGTACTTGATTCGTTCGCTTTCAAAGTCGCTACCACGCTGGCGACAAAACAACTTCGTTTGGGATCACTTCGGTCGTCGTGTCGCTGTCCAACATGCGGACCTATGGCGACGGATCGATCGTGCTCTCGACATCCATACAGTCCAGGCATGCCTGGTCAGTTCTTGCTTGGTGGGCCGTGGTTCAAATGACGCTGGTACAAAAGATGCAGCCATCACGAATCGTCCGGAGACTCGGCAAGCGTTCAATGAACCACAATTGCGGATTGACAGTCCGCCAACGCCGAGTCACCGACCAAGCATCGTGCCAGCACCCAGCTCACGGCTGCGTCGCTTGCTGGCCCAAGATGCTGTCCAGTCTGACTCGGGAACATTGACTTTCGACGGTCCGACGGCGCGCCGCCATGTTACGGCGAAGCGTCGCGGTCGATTCACCGCCGAAGATCTTAATGCAGAATAA
- a CDS encoding YkgJ family cysteine cluster protein encodes MKKQSLWATICVSNPNQFEYVYPMSAEKKPSRKSAKKRTTKLPWYSEGLSFECTQCGLCCSGEPGYVWVDDSEIAAMAKQMQMELDDFESKFIRKVGADKSLREYPDGDCILLDPEKRTCLVYQARPIQCRTWPFWDSNLSSKKDWKETCEACPGAGKGKLYTFEQIEVQRKEKSV; translated from the coding sequence TTGAAAAAGCAATCGCTTTGGGCAACGATTTGTGTTTCCAATCCGAACCAGTTTGAATACGTCTATCCAATGTCGGCCGAGAAAAAGCCTTCCCGAAAATCTGCAAAGAAGCGAACAACAAAGCTTCCTTGGTACAGCGAAGGGCTGAGTTTCGAATGTACCCAATGCGGATTGTGTTGTAGCGGTGAACCCGGGTACGTCTGGGTTGATGACAGTGAAATCGCTGCCATGGCAAAGCAAATGCAGATGGAATTGGATGACTTTGAATCCAAGTTCATTCGCAAGGTCGGAGCCGACAAAAGCTTGCGGGAGTATCCCGATGGCGACTGCATTCTGCTGGATCCAGAAAAAAGGACGTGCTTGGTCTATCAGGCAAGGCCGATCCAGTGTCGCACTTGGCCGTTTTGGGATTCCAATCTGAGTTCAAAAAAAGACTGGAAGGAAACCTGCGAAGCCTGCCCGGGTGCCGGTAAAGGTAAGCTTTACACATTCGAGCAGATTGAAGTTCAACGCAAAGAGAAAAGCGTTTAG
- the glpK gene encoding glycerol kinase GlpK, giving the protein MSFIVALDQGTTSCRAIAVDEAGNILGIKQKEFTQHFPKSGWVEHDANEIWETQLEVTRTLLAALNLSASEIEGIGITNQRETTVIWDRQTGVPIHNAIVWQDRRTSAECQRLISEGANQTVQDKTGLLIDPYFCATKIGWILDHVSGARQRAERGELAFGTIDSWLIWNLTGGQLHIADVTNASRTMLMNLHTGQWDDGLLRLFNVPHSLLPTIQPACAIYGETKESLFGGPIKVAGSAGDQQAALFGQNCSKPGMAKNTYGTGCFMLMNIGEQPQSSQHKLLTTVAASPDSTSTFAFEGSVFIAGAAVQWLRDGLGMIKSSSEVESLAATVDDTDGVYLVPAFSGLGAPHWDSEARGTIVGMTRGTTRAHIARAALEGIAFQVADVLDAMQNDAGEQIRELRVDGGAAANDLLMQFQADIMQTPVVRPKTTETTVMGAAYLAGLATGFFPTIDSIESVWQVDRKFEPQMRASEVESRRQRWAEALKRSQHWETVSE; this is encoded by the coding sequence ATGAGTTTCATCGTTGCTTTAGATCAAGGCACCACCAGTTGCAGGGCCATTGCGGTCGACGAAGCCGGCAACATTCTGGGGATCAAGCAGAAAGAGTTCACGCAGCACTTTCCCAAGTCTGGTTGGGTGGAGCACGATGCCAACGAGATTTGGGAGACTCAGCTGGAGGTCACCAGGACGCTGTTGGCCGCATTGAATCTTTCCGCTTCAGAAATCGAAGGAATCGGAATTACTAACCAGCGAGAGACGACGGTGATCTGGGATCGCCAGACCGGTGTTCCGATCCACAACGCAATCGTCTGGCAAGATCGACGAACATCAGCGGAATGTCAGCGATTGATTTCAGAAGGTGCAAACCAAACCGTTCAAGATAAAACGGGGTTGCTGATCGACCCGTATTTCTGTGCCACAAAGATCGGTTGGATTCTCGACCACGTCAGTGGTGCTAGGCAGCGAGCCGAACGTGGCGAGCTTGCGTTCGGAACGATCGATAGCTGGCTCATTTGGAATCTTACCGGAGGGCAATTGCACATCGCTGATGTGACCAATGCGTCTCGAACGATGTTGATGAATTTGCACACCGGCCAGTGGGACGACGGTCTGTTGCGGCTATTTAATGTCCCACATTCTCTGTTGCCCACGATCCAGCCCGCGTGTGCGATCTATGGCGAAACCAAAGAATCACTCTTTGGCGGTCCCATCAAAGTTGCCGGATCAGCTGGTGACCAGCAAGCAGCTTTATTCGGACAGAATTGCTCGAAGCCCGGGATGGCAAAAAACACCTACGGAACCGGTTGTTTCATGCTGATGAATATTGGCGAACAGCCGCAATCTTCTCAGCACAAGCTTCTGACAACCGTCGCGGCTAGCCCGGACAGCACTTCAACCTTTGCGTTCGAAGGCAGTGTGTTTATTGCCGGTGCCGCGGTTCAGTGGCTGCGCGACGGACTGGGGATGATCAAATCCTCGTCCGAAGTCGAATCGTTGGCGGCGACGGTTGATGACACCGATGGTGTTTACTTGGTGCCGGCGTTCAGCGGGCTGGGAGCACCGCATTGGGATTCGGAGGCTCGCGGAACAATCGTCGGGATGACCCGTGGGACCACCCGTGCTCATATTGCTAGGGCAGCACTGGAAGGCATCGCGTTTCAAGTCGCCGACGTTCTTGATGCGATGCAAAACGATGCCGGCGAACAGATCCGCGAACTGCGTGTCGACGGTGGTGCGGCGGCGAACGATCTGCTGATGCAATTTCAAGCCGACATTATGCAAACGCCCGTGGTCCGTCCGAAAACGACCGAAACGACAGTCATGGGCGCGGCGTACCTGGCAGGTTTGGCAACCGGTTTCTTTCCAACGATTGATTCGATCGAATCGGTTTGGCAGGTCGATCGAAAATTCGAGCCGCAAATGAGGGCCAGCGAAGTCGAGAGTCGTCGACAACGTTGGGCCGAAGCACTGAAGCGTTCACAGCACTGGGAGACCGTCAGCGAATGA
- a CDS encoding glycerol-3-phosphate dehydrogenase/oxidase, which translates to MTIQLDRATSIEQISTRCKPWDIAIIGGGATGVGIAMDAASRGLDVVLLERLDFGSGTSSRSTKLVHGGVRYLKQGNVTLVYDALQERTLLKNNAPHLVHDRAFVIPCKNLREWLFYGVGLKAYDALSVRNSFGRSHFVSANSAIDCSPGLRKELLYGGVVYHDGQFDDTRLLINMLQTAAECGACVANYINVDGLLKSDQGQVNGVTVTDIETGSHCEVLAKSVINAAGPFCDEVRRMDQADSEAMVAASQGIHLVLPIEFFPGDRAMIVPKTSDGRVIFIVPWHGHAIVGTTDTAIPKAVEEPSAQKDEIQFLLDTASQYLTKTPTVNDVLSVFTGIRPLVKADKSSKTSSLSRDHVIRISDSGLVTITGGKWTTVRKMAEDCVDQTIAHAGLNQTPCRTKDLAIHAATSAGGGVRSHYGTDLIEIEKLEQEHPDLAERIDAALPIYKSEVVWATRYEMARGIDDVLARRTRALFLNTAAARRAAPMVASLMANELNLDQNWVEKQLEKFEALAKHYDVKSLMGL; encoded by the coding sequence ATGACGATTCAACTGGATCGGGCAACATCGATTGAACAAATTTCGACCCGCTGCAAGCCTTGGGATATCGCGATCATTGGTGGCGGTGCGACCGGTGTCGGAATCGCGATGGATGCCGCCAGTCGAGGGCTGGATGTGGTGCTGTTAGAGCGATTGGATTTCGGAAGTGGCACGTCGAGCCGAAGTACCAAATTGGTTCATGGGGGCGTCCGCTATCTAAAACAGGGTAACGTCACGTTGGTCTACGATGCGTTACAAGAGCGAACTCTGTTGAAGAACAACGCTCCGCACTTGGTCCATGATCGTGCGTTCGTCATCCCGTGTAAAAATTTACGCGAATGGCTGTTCTATGGTGTGGGCCTGAAAGCGTATGACGCATTGTCGGTGCGCAATAGCTTTGGACGCTCGCATTTCGTCTCCGCCAATTCGGCAATCGACTGCTCACCTGGACTTCGTAAAGAACTGCTCTACGGAGGCGTGGTGTATCACGATGGCCAGTTTGATGACACTCGATTGCTGATCAATATGCTACAGACCGCCGCCGAATGTGGTGCTTGTGTGGCGAACTACATCAACGTGGACGGTTTGCTTAAATCTGATCAGGGGCAAGTGAACGGAGTGACCGTCACCGATATCGAGACGGGAAGCCACTGCGAAGTCTTAGCCAAGTCCGTCATCAACGCTGCCGGCCCATTCTGTGACGAAGTCCGCCGTATGGATCAAGCCGATTCCGAAGCGATGGTGGCGGCTAGCCAAGGCATCCACTTGGTGCTTCCCATCGAGTTTTTCCCTGGTGACCGGGCAATGATTGTCCCCAAAACCTCCGATGGGCGAGTTATCTTTATCGTTCCATGGCACGGTCACGCGATCGTCGGTACGACGGACACAGCGATACCGAAAGCGGTTGAGGAGCCATCGGCTCAGAAGGACGAGATTCAGTTTCTGTTGGACACAGCGTCACAATATCTGACGAAGACACCAACGGTGAATGATGTCCTCAGCGTCTTCACAGGGATTCGTCCGCTGGTGAAGGCCGACAAGTCCAGCAAGACATCGTCGTTATCGCGTGACCATGTCATCAGAATTTCCGATTCCGGCTTGGTCACCATTACGGGCGGGAAATGGACGACTGTGCGAAAAATGGCTGAGGACTGTGTTGACCAGACAATTGCACATGCAGGTTTAAACCAAACACCTTGTCGAACGAAGGACCTCGCGATCCACGCCGCAACCAGTGCCGGTGGAGGTGTCCGGTCACACTATGGGACGGACTTGATCGAAATCGAAAAACTGGAACAAGAACATCCCGATCTTGCGGAGCGGATTGATGCGGCGCTGCCCATCTATAAGTCTGAAGTCGTCTGGGCCACACGCTACGAGATGGCAAGGGGTATCGACGATGTGCTCGCCCGTCGAACCCGTGCCCTGTTCTTGAATACCGCCGCCGCACGAAGAGCCGCACCGATGGTCGCCAGCCTGATGGCGAATGAGCTAAACCTTGACCAGAACTGGGTTGAGAAGCAGCTTGAAAAATTCGAGGCTTTGGCGAAACACTACGACGTCAAGTCTTTGATGGGACTATAG
- a CDS encoding MarR family transcriptional regulator has product MKTLAEREALNRIKARLAELVGQPVGDVEIRWQQRVSDQKAVNAIIVAGNLRFVVEWQASGNTAAVTKAIHSLRQAVKASQVDVIPVFATRFLGSAGQALCDEANVSWIDLSGNARLIAPGLRIIVEGKPNQFKRPGRPRSLFAPKSSRIARHLLINHDRSMTQRELAKATDMDEGFTSRIVRQLIEQDLVARGPEGELSLANYDTMLDAWSESYDFTKHHIVRVHVAARSGEQTLHRVADNLEQSSLTWATTGLSGAWLVNPFASFRLTTFFVSQIPDSLEAMGMREESRGENVWLVVPNDHGVFDGAADFGGIRCVHPVQLYVDLKGHPERSTEAADDLRARLLVGNTDGN; this is encoded by the coding sequence ATGAAAACTCTTGCCGAACGTGAAGCACTCAACCGAATCAAGGCTCGATTGGCCGAGCTGGTCGGGCAGCCGGTAGGTGATGTGGAGATTCGATGGCAACAGCGGGTCTCCGACCAAAAGGCTGTTAACGCCATCATTGTTGCTGGCAATCTCCGATTCGTTGTTGAGTGGCAAGCCAGCGGCAACACCGCGGCGGTTACAAAAGCTATCCACTCGTTGCGTCAGGCCGTGAAAGCATCGCAAGTGGACGTCATCCCTGTATTCGCCACACGTTTTCTTGGTTCGGCCGGACAAGCATTGTGCGACGAAGCGAACGTTAGCTGGATCGACTTGTCGGGAAACGCTCGGCTGATCGCTCCCGGCCTGCGAATCATCGTCGAGGGCAAACCGAATCAATTTAAACGTCCCGGACGTCCACGCAGTTTGTTCGCGCCGAAAAGCTCTCGTATCGCCCGGCACCTGTTGATCAACCACGACCGCTCAATGACGCAGCGAGAACTGGCAAAGGCCACCGACATGGACGAGGGATTCACAAGTCGAATTGTCAGGCAACTGATTGAGCAGGATCTTGTTGCGCGCGGACCTGAGGGCGAGCTTTCATTGGCCAACTATGACACGATGCTCGATGCTTGGTCAGAATCGTATGATTTCACGAAACATCACATCGTACGGGTTCACGTTGCAGCGCGCAGCGGAGAACAAACGTTGCATCGTGTTGCCGACAACCTAGAACAATCGAGCCTGACTTGGGCGACGACAGGATTGTCCGGTGCTTGGTTGGTGAACCCTTTCGCCAGTTTTCGTTTGACGACATTCTTTGTTTCGCAGATCCCTGACTCACTCGAAGCAATGGGAATGAGAGAAGAATCGAGAGGTGAAAACGTTTGGTTGGTAGTTCCTAATGATCATGGTGTGTTCGATGGTGCGGCCGACTTCGGCGGAATCCGTTGCGTTCACCCTGTGCAACTATATGTCGATTTGAAGGGGCATCCGGAACGCTCAACTGAGGCTGCGGATGATTTGCGTGCTCGACTATTGGTGGGAAACACCGATGGCAATTAA